The Candidatus Synechococcus calcipolaris G9 nucleotide sequence TTTCATTTCATCCACTTTCTTTTTCCCCATGGCCCGCCGTAGCAGATCCGCCTGCCCTAGGGAGTACCCAGCTAAATCCTGGGCCATACGCATGATTTGCTCTTGATAACAAAGGACTCCGTAAGTTTCCTGTAAAATTGGTCGAAGTAATTCGTGCTGATAATCAATCCGCTCTCGCCCATGCTTACGATTAATGAATTTGGGGATGAGACCCGCATCCAAGGGGCCGGGGCGGTAGAGAGCCAGAACCGAAGAAATGTCCTCTAGATTGGAGGGTTTGAGTTCGCGGACAATTTGCCGCATCCCGGAGGACTCTAGCTGAAATATCCCCTCTAATTTGCCCTCTGCCAAGATATTGTAGGTCTTAGGGTCATCCATGGGTAAGCCATCTACGTCCAGATCAAGACCCTGGGATTTTTTGACTAAATCTCGGGTGCGCTGAATCATGGTGAGATTTTTTAAGCCCAAGAAGTCCATTTTCAGTAGCCCCAGAGATTCAAGGTCTTCCATGAAATATTGGGTAATCACGGAACCATCGTTGTTTCGCTGTAGGGGGACAATTTCATCAAGGGGTTCGGAGGCAATTACAACTCCTGCGGCGTGGACACCATAGGTTTTGTTCGTGCCCTCAATTCGCATAGCCATATCAATCCAGTGGCGAACTTGGGGATCGGTATCGTATTTTTCCTTAAATTCTGGGGCCGGGGTGTCCTCGGAAATCATTACTTTAAGTTTGGTGGGTTTGCCCCGGATAATGGGGATCAATTTGGCCATGCGATCGGCATCGCCGTAGGGAATATTCAAGACTCGGGCCACATCCTTGAGTACGGCCTTTGAGGTCATGCGGTTAAAGGTAATAATTTGGGCGACCCGATCGCTGCCATATTTTTGGGTGACGTATTCAATGACTTCATCCCGCCGTTCAATGCAAAAATCCGTATCAATATCCGGCATGGATTTCCGTTCGGGATTCAAAAACCGTTCAAAAAGTAACCCATGGTGTACCGGATCAATATTGGTAATCCCTAGGGCGTAGGCAACCAAGGAACCGGCTGCTGATCCGCGCCCGGGCCCCACGGGAATATCATGATCGCGGGCATATTTGATGTAATCCCAGACAACTAAAAAGTATGTGGAAAATCCCATTTCCTGGAGCATGGTAAGTTCATACTCAAGCCGCTGGGCATAGGTGGGATTAATTTCGCTGCGATCGCCCAGACGAAGTCGATCCATGAGGCCATTCCAGGCCACCTGATCGAGGTAGGTATCAGGGGTATGCTCTGGTGGAACAGGGTAATCTGGGCTTTGGGGATCTCGGAAAATATTATAGGCTTCAACTTTTTCGGCGACTTCTAGGGTGTTGGAGATCGCCTGATCAATGATCTCCTGGGGCAAATGATCCCGAAATAACTGGGCCATTTCTGCGGAGGATTTGAGGTATTCTGTGCCGCTATAGCGAAGGCGTTTATCTTCAGTAATTAGCTTACCAGTTTGAATACATAACAGGGCATCATGGGCTTCAACATCATAACAGGAAATAAAATGGGAATCATTGGTGGCAATGAGCTTAATATTGAGTTCTTGACTAATGCGAACTAATTCCACATTGACCACTCGATCTTCCTGGGAACCGTGATCCTGAATCTCTAGATAAAAATCATCGCCGAATCGTTCCTGATACCATTGGGCGACCCGCCGTGCCACCTCTGGTTTCCCGTGCAAAATAGCTTGGGGAATCTCTCCACCTAAACAGGCACTCGTCACAATTAACCCCTGACGATATTGCTCTAGATAGTCTTTACTAATACAGGGACGAGAAAATATTCCTTTGCCCTGCATTCCCTGAAGATGGGAGAGGGAGGTTAACTTAGCTAGATTTTTATAACCCTGCTTATTTTTGGCTAATACCACCTGATGAAAGCGGGGACGGCGTTCCTGTTTGGTAATATCCCCATTGATCACATACATTTCATTGCCGACAATGGGCTTGAGGGGCTTACCACGGCAGAGCTTCATTAATTCTACGGCTCCGTACATGACCCCATGATCCGTTAGGGCGATCGCGGGCATTCCTAGCTCCATAGCCTGTTTAACCAATTCCGGTAATTGACTTGCCCCATCTAGGAGGCTGTAGTCGCTATGGATATGAAGACCAACAAAAGACATAGGGCGATCGCCATGGTGGGTAAGCATTAAGACTAATCTACCTTGACACACCCCCCCTTAAACTGTGCGGTAAACTAAAAAACATCGCACCTAGGGAGGAAGGCGGATGGCTCTTTCCGTTGAACCCACGATCCACTATCCCGACAGTGATGGTCAACCCATGGCTGATAATACCCGTCAATTCCGTTGGATCGTTTTACTCAAAGAAAACCTAGAATGTCTTTTTGCCAATGATCCGAACGTTTTTGTCGCTGGAGACTTACTCTGGTATCCAGTGGAAGGTCGTCCCGATATACGAGTTGCCCCAGATGTGATGGTCATTTTTGGTCGTCCCAAGGGCGATCGCGGCTCCTATCAACAATGGCTAGAAGCGGGCATTACCCCCCAGGTCGTGTTTGAAATTCTCTCCCCTGGGAATCGACTGACGGAAATGGTGAAAAAGCTACAGTTCTACGATCGCCACGGCGTAGAGGAATATTACATCTACGATCCCGATCGCCAGGAATTGAGTATCCTGGTGAGAAATTCCCAGGGATTGGATGCCGTTGAAATGATAGATCACTGGCGTAGTCCTCGCCTAGGGATTGAATTTGTCCTAGGAGAAGACGAGCTAGAGGTGTACTATCCCGATGGACGGCGATTTCTGACCACGGTTGAATTGGCTCAACGAATGGAGGAAGCCCAGCAGCGGGCACAACAAGAAGCACAACGGGCCGATCGCCTAGCGGCCTATCTACGCTCCCAAGGCATTGATCCAGAGCAAATTTAAGATCATGGTTTGAGTATCCACGATGCTTCAACAAATATAGGGGGTTTACTCATTTCCTAAGTGATATCCTAGGTGAGATTGAGATGCGCAGAATCTCTAATGGCCTGATCGAGAAGGGATAGGCCCGCATCCAGGGTTTCAATGCGACAGAGCTGGCTCCGTAACCCCGCAGCGGATTGAAATCCCTTGGCATACCAGGTTAAATGTTTGCGGGCCTGGCGAATACCACGATCGCCCTTGTATTCCCAAAGGGCAATGAGATGATCTCTGGCACAGGTGAGGCGATCGCTGATCGTGGGTTTGGGGCGCATCACCCCGGTTTTGAGAAAGTGATCAATTTCTCCCACTAGAAAGGGATAGCCCATGGTTCCCCGGGAACACATCACCCCATCCGCGCCAGTTTGTTCTAGGCATTGCACCGCTGCTTCCACGGAAAAAATATCCCCATTGGCAATTACGGGAATGGTGAGAATATCTTTGACTTTGGCGATCCAATCCCAGCGGGCTGTGCCATTAAATCCCTGGGCACGGGTACGACCGTGAATCGTAATCATTGCTGCACCGGCGGCCTCCATGGCCTGGGCAAACTCGAGAATATTAATGTCCTGATCATTCCAGCCGAGGCGAGTTTTCACCGTCACCGGAACCTCAACTGCTTCAGCCACACGGGATACGATCGCTGCGGCCACATCGGGTTGGCGCAGTAATGAAGAACCACCCCCGTTTTTAGTAATTTTATTGACCGGGCAGCCCATATTAATGTCAATGGTATCCGCTCCCTCGGAAACCGCCTTTTGGGCCGCTTCCGCTAAAAAATCTGGCCGACAGTCAAATAACTGAATACTAATGGGATGTTCATTCTCATCCACTTCCATCAGCCGGGGCATTTCCTTGACGTAGTGCAGGCCCGTAGCACTCACCATTTCGGTGTACATCATTGATTCCGGGGCATAGCGACGCACCAAGCGACGAAACACCAGATCCGTTACACCAGCTAGGGGGGACTGAAGGACGCGGCTATTCACCCTGACGTTGCCAATGTTCAAAGGGGTAGCAAGACGGGCCTGCAAATCAGGGGAAAGTTGAATCATCTTTATTTTTGGGTATCAAATAGATCATGGATTAACCCATTAAGGATGGTCTAGGTAGGCAGCGATCGCCGCCCGAGTCACCGCTGCTAAGGATTCTCCCCGCGCTTCAGCCAGGGTCTTAAGCTGTTGGTACTGATCATCGCGAATATCAATTCGATACCGCTTGGCCCGTCCTTTAGTGCCTTTAGCCTTAGTGCCCTTAGACTGGTATTGACTGGTAAAGGTTCGTAAAGCATCAAAGCCCACCCGATGGCAAAAATCTCCAAAACTTTCCGGGCGATCGCCCTTTGCGCCAACCTCTCGTTTGTCTTTATAGAAAACCAATAGGGGTTCCAGGACTGCCTCTAGCTGATCAATGGGCAACTGCTCCATGTAGACTTCGGCCAAGCGGGTCTGATCGGGACTGCCCCCCAACCAGGTTTGATAGGTATTGGGTTTAATGCCGACAAATCCCAATTCCGCCAAGTAGGGACGAGCGCAACCGTTGGGGCAGCCGGTCATCCGCACTACAAAATGCTCATGCTTGAGGCCCACTCGATCAATGAGGGCGCGGAGCCGGCCCAAAATACTGGGAATGATCCGCTCTGACTCCGTAATCGCCAACCCACAGGTGGGCAAAGCCGGGCAGGCCATGGCATAGCGTTCCAGGGGATCAATGGCCTCTGGGGCAATCACACCATACTGATCCAACAAGACCTGGATCACTGCCTGCTGATCCGGGGAAATATCGCAGAGGAGAACATTTTGGTTGGGAGTCACCCGCAGGGGCAGGTTAAAATCACTGACCAGTTTATAGAGCAGGCTTTTCAGGCGCAGTTCCTTGGTGTCCTGCACCCGACCATTGGCAATGGCGAGGCCATAGAAAAATTTTCCATCCCCCTGGGGATGCCAACCGAGAAAATCCTGGTATTTGAAGAGCGGTAAGGGACGGAAGGGGGCAATGGCCTTGCCGAAATACGCTTCTACCTTCGCCTTGAACTTAGCAACACCCCAATCATGGATCAGGTACTTGAGACGGGCATGACGACGCACCTGGCGATCGCCGTAGTCCCGCTGGGTGGCAACAATGGCCTTCACCAGATCGTAGACATCGGCAGCGGCCACGTAACCAATGGCATCGGCCATGCGGGCAAAGGTTTCTTCCTTGTTGTGGGTACGCCCGAGGCCACCACCGGCAAAAATATTAAATCCCTGGAGTTTGCCCCGATCATTGGTGATCACCACCAGGGTGAGATCCTGAGAAAACAAATCAACGGAATTATCCCCCGGTACGGTGACACAGCACTTAAATTTCCGGGGCATATAGCGATCGCCATAGATCGGCTCTTCATTCTGGTGGATCAGCGTACCCGTGCCATTTTTGAGGCGGGCCGCCTTCACCTCGGGATGCTCCTCGGCGGAGATCACCTTCTCACCATCTAACCAAATCTCGTAGTAGGCTCCGGTCTGGGGGGTGAGCAAGTCCGCCAGGCGATGGGCATAGTCGTAGGCAATATCGTATTCTGGGCGATTGTGAAAGGGGGCCGGGGGGGCCATGACATTCCGGTTCAGATCGCCGCAGGCCCCTAGGGTGGAACCCATACTGCGGACAATGGCCGCGATCGCTGCCTTGAGATTTTTTTTGAGAATGCCGTGGAGTTGGAACCCTTGGCGAGTGGTAGCCCGCAACGT carries:
- a CDS encoding DNA polymerase III subunit alpha, whose translation is MSFVGLHIHSDYSLLDGASQLPELVKQAMELGMPAIALTDHGVMYGAVELMKLCRGKPLKPIVGNEMYVINGDITKQERRPRFHQVVLAKNKQGYKNLAKLTSLSHLQGMQGKGIFSRPCISKDYLEQYRQGLIVTSACLGGEIPQAILHGKPEVARRVAQWYQERFGDDFYLEIQDHGSQEDRVVNVELVRISQELNIKLIATNDSHFISCYDVEAHDALLCIQTGKLITEDKRLRYSGTEYLKSSAEMAQLFRDHLPQEIIDQAISNTLEVAEKVEAYNIFRDPQSPDYPVPPEHTPDTYLDQVAWNGLMDRLRLGDRSEINPTYAQRLEYELTMLQEMGFSTYFLVVWDYIKYARDHDIPVGPGRGSAAGSLVAYALGITNIDPVHHGLLFERFLNPERKSMPDIDTDFCIERRDEVIEYVTQKYGSDRVAQIITFNRMTSKAVLKDVARVLNIPYGDADRMAKLIPIIRGKPTKLKVMISEDTPAPEFKEKYDTDPQVRHWIDMAMRIEGTNKTYGVHAAGVVIASEPLDEIVPLQRNNDGSVITQYFMEDLESLGLLKMDFLGLKNLTMIQRTRDLVKKSQGLDLDVDGLPMDDPKTYNILAEGKLEGIFQLESSGMRQIVRELKPSNLEDISSVLALYRPGPLDAGLIPKFINRKHGRERIDYQHELLRPILQETYGVLCYQEQIMRMAQDLAGYSLGQADLLRRAMGKKKVDEMKKHEQIFIDGSAKNGVPAKVAQELFNQMVMFAEYCLSGDTLVLTLEYGPLPLGKIVDEQIHCQVYSCDRQGHIYTQPIAQWHRRAWQEVFEYTLEDGSIIQATADHRFMTTHGKMQPIDEIYQQGGELYRIPDGIQRPIFAEVNR
- a CDS encoding Uma2 family endonuclease, which encodes MALSVEPTIHYPDSDGQPMADNTRQFRWIVLLKENLECLFANDPNVFVAGDLLWYPVEGRPDIRVAPDVMVIFGRPKGDRGSYQQWLEAGITPQVVFEILSPGNRLTEMVKKLQFYDRHGVEEYYIYDPDRQELSILVRNSQGLDAVEMIDHWRSPRLGIEFVLGEDELEVYYPDGRRFLTTVELAQRMEEAQQRAQQEAQRADRLAAYLRSQGIDPEQI
- the dusB gene encoding tRNA dihydrouridine synthase DusB translates to MIQLSPDLQARLATPLNIGNVRVNSRVLQSPLAGVTDLVFRRLVRRYAPESMMYTEMVSATGLHYVKEMPRLMEVDENEHPISIQLFDCRPDFLAEAAQKAVSEGADTIDINMGCPVNKITKNGGGSSLLRQPDVAAAIVSRVAEAVEVPVTVKTRLGWNDQDINILEFAQAMEAAGAAMITIHGRTRAQGFNGTARWDWIAKVKDILTIPVIANGDIFSVEAAVQCLEQTGADGVMCSRGTMGYPFLVGEIDHFLKTGVMRPKPTISDRLTCARDHLIALWEYKGDRGIRQARKHLTWYAKGFQSAAGLRSQLCRIETLDAGLSLLDQAIRDSAHLNLT
- the sir gene encoding sulfite reductase, ferredoxin dependent; the encoded protein is MVASPPSAPKDLKLSKLEALKQRSHHLREPVATELLQPTNRFSEDGIQILKFHGSYQQDNRDNRIKGQEKDFQFMLRTRSPAGYIPPELYLTLDNIANEYGNGTLRATTRQGFQLHGILKKNLKAAIAAIVRSMGSTLGACGDLNRNVMAPPAPFHNRPEYDIAYDYAHRLADLLTPQTGAYYEIWLDGEKVISAEEHPEVKAARLKNGTGTLIHQNEEPIYGDRYMPRKFKCCVTVPGDNSVDLFSQDLTLVVITNDRGKLQGFNIFAGGGLGRTHNKEETFARMADAIGYVAAADVYDLVKAIVATQRDYGDRQVRRHARLKYLIHDWGVAKFKAKVEAYFGKAIAPFRPLPLFKYQDFLGWHPQGDGKFFYGLAIANGRVQDTKELRLKSLLYKLVSDFNLPLRVTPNQNVLLCDISPDQQAVIQVLLDQYGVIAPEAIDPLERYAMACPALPTCGLAITESERIIPSILGRLRALIDRVGLKHEHFVVRMTGCPNGCARPYLAELGFVGIKPNTYQTWLGGSPDQTRLAEVYMEQLPIDQLEAVLEPLLVFYKDKREVGAKGDRPESFGDFCHRVGFDALRTFTSQYQSKGTKAKGTKGRAKRYRIDIRDDQYQQLKTLAEARGESLAAVTRAAIAAYLDHP